The proteins below come from a single Odontesthes bonariensis isolate fOdoBon6 chromosome 18, fOdoBon6.hap1, whole genome shotgun sequence genomic window:
- the gmeb1 gene encoding glucocorticoid modulatory element-binding protein 1 isoform X2: MATTGEVTVSVGDVVMVKADGGGDCDDPNKTQVILQLQPITTGDESAETDAAVMAVEAHPEQTDGDDVEIGCPITCGDCKALLLVKKFVCPGINVKCVKYEDQLISPKQFVHISGKATLKDWKRAIRMGGVMLRKMMDSGQLDFYQHSTLCTNTCRSTKFDLLINNTRFPPDGSGLTTSTSSQAQAVLGNGGAASEDRAELLGRKLDWSTSSLESGDKKGSNEISEDALNFWKGIADVGLLGEVVTNINTELVQLLNGVLQRREQAALQDTEVAVLSNLAQVFDLLDSVKKILERRRQQTDPSQEQILSSLTNLEVQLEEQKKQQQLRALLSCPQNTKSKTPNKRPTKRPRLQRPASTTTLLTSPINQQVALQPQQFTVLSPISLSSVGQPFTMAGLPIASLAQSSNTVTLLPAGSQLFTRYMVAGDGKTDTITLHPSSGLTLVGTTTMQDSSQLGTVVSPMELVHLSQQAGGAEVVPIEGQMVDGTVLVQQEVMQGEVEAGQEHTVIEINPTPVEQAVGVMELQLTGESGRDGAAMVVQSGMEVTMASEAGETQCQMQEGQTEGVQGLQLDASGQLSGVHIMVIEESTQDENKVK, translated from the exons ATGGCGACCACTGGCGAGGTCACGGTGTCTGTTGGGGATGTGGTGATGGTGAAGGCCGACGGTGGCGGTGACTGTGATGACCCCAATAAGACTCAGGTCATCCTCCAGCTCCAACCAATCACCACTGG agaTGAGTCTGCTGAAACAGATGCAGCTGTCATGGCTGTTGAGGCTCATCCAG AGCAAACAGACGGAGACGATGTGGAAATCGGCTGTCCCATTACATGTGGAGACTGTAAAGCTCTGTTGCTAGTCAAGAAATTTGTGTGCCCAGGAATCAATGTAAAATGTGTGAAG TATGAAGACCAGCTGATCAGTCCCAAGCAGTTTGTGCACATTTCTGGGAAAGCCACCCTGAAAGACTGGAAAAGAGCCATCAGGATGGGGGGAGTCATGCTGAG AAAAATGATGGATTCAGGCCAGCTGGACTTCTACCAGCACAGCACGCTGTGCACCAACACGTGTCGCAGCACCAAGTTCGACCTTTTAATCAACAACACTCGCTTCCCTCCGGACGGCAGCGGCCTTACTACGTCCACGTCCTCTCAGG CTCAGGCTGTCCTGGGGAACGGCGGGGCAGCGAGTGAGGATCGAGCCGAGTTATTGGGCAGGAAGTTGGACTGGAGCACAAGCTCTCTGGAATCCGGAGACAAGAAGGGATCCAATGAGATTTCAG AGGATGCGCTGAACTTCTGGAAAGGCATCGCCGACGTGGGTTTACTGGGCGAGGTTGTGACCAACATCAACACGGAACTGGTGCAGCTGCTGAACGGCGTGCTGCAGCGCAGGGAGCAGGCTGCCTTACAGGACACAG aggtggcggtgctcaGTAACCTCGCTCAAGTCTTCGACCTGCTGGACTCAGTCAAGAAGATTCTGGAGAGGAGGCGGCAGCAGACGGATCCCAGCCAGGAGCAGATCCTCAGCTCGCTCACCA ACCTGGAAGTTCAGCTGGAAGAAcagaagaagcagcagcagcttcggGCTCTTCTCTCCTGCCCACAAAACACCAAAAGCAAAACTCCCAACAAGCGCCCAACCAAGCGGCCTCGTCTCCAAAGGCCCGCTTCCACCACCACCCTCCTGACCTCCCCCAtcaaccagcaggtggcgctgcagCCCCAGCAGTTCACCGTTCTCTCCCCCATTTCGCTGTCCTCTGTGGGGCAGCCGTTCACCATGGCAGGGCTGCCCATTGCCTCCTTGGCCCAGTCCTCCAACACCGTCACCCTGCTCCCTGCTGGCTCACAGCTCTTCACTCGCTACATGGTCGCTGGAGATGGAAAAACAGACACCATAACCTTACACCCCTCATCGGGGCTCACGTTGGTGGGCACCACCACCATGCAGGACTCCAGCCAGCTGGGTACTGTGGTGAGCCCCATGGAGCTGGTACACTTGAGTCAGCAGGCCGGCGGCGCAGAGGTGGTGCCCATAGAAGGCCAGATGGTGGACGGCACCGTGCTGGTGCAACAGGAGGTGATGCAGGGCGAGGTGGAGGCTGGCCAGGAGCACACAGTCATCGAGATCAACCCGACTCCTGTGGAGCAGGCGGTTGGAGTGATGGAGCTGCAGTTGACAGGGGAGTCAGGCAGAGACGGAGCCGCCATGGTGGTCCAGAGTGGGATGGAGGTGACGATGGCATCAGAGGCAGGGGAGACGCAGTGCCAAATGCAGGAAGGGCAGACTGAGGGGGTTCAAGGGCTGCAGCTGGACGCAAGCGGGCAGCTGTCAGGAGTACATATCATGGTGATAGAGGAAAGTACTCAGGATGAAAATAAGGTCAAATGA
- the gmeb1 gene encoding glucocorticoid modulatory element-binding protein 1 isoform X1, translating to MATTGEVTVSVGDVVMVKADGGGDCDDPNKTQVILQLQPITTGDESAETDAAVMAVEAHPEQTDGDDVEIGCPITCGDCKALLLVKKFVCPGINVKCVKYEDQLISPKQFVHISGKATLKDWKRAIRMGGVMLRKMMDSGQLDFYQHSTLCTNTCRSTKFDLLINNTRFPPDGSGLTTSTSSQAQAVLGNGGAASEDRAELLGRKLDWSTSSLESGDKKGSNEISEDALNFWKGIADVGLLGEVVTNINTELVQLLNGVLQRREQAALQDTDSCLVEVAVLSNLAQVFDLLDSVKKILERRRQQTDPSQEQILSSLTNLEVQLEEQKKQQQLRALLSCPQNTKSKTPNKRPTKRPRLQRPASTTTLLTSPINQQVALQPQQFTVLSPISLSSVGQPFTMAGLPIASLAQSSNTVTLLPAGSQLFTRYMVAGDGKTDTITLHPSSGLTLVGTTTMQDSSQLGTVVSPMELVHLSQQAGGAEVVPIEGQMVDGTVLVQQEVMQGEVEAGQEHTVIEINPTPVEQAVGVMELQLTGESGRDGAAMVVQSGMEVTMASEAGETQCQMQEGQTEGVQGLQLDASGQLSGVHIMVIEESTQDENKVK from the exons ATGGCGACCACTGGCGAGGTCACGGTGTCTGTTGGGGATGTGGTGATGGTGAAGGCCGACGGTGGCGGTGACTGTGATGACCCCAATAAGACTCAGGTCATCCTCCAGCTCCAACCAATCACCACTGG agaTGAGTCTGCTGAAACAGATGCAGCTGTCATGGCTGTTGAGGCTCATCCAG AGCAAACAGACGGAGACGATGTGGAAATCGGCTGTCCCATTACATGTGGAGACTGTAAAGCTCTGTTGCTAGTCAAGAAATTTGTGTGCCCAGGAATCAATGTAAAATGTGTGAAG TATGAAGACCAGCTGATCAGTCCCAAGCAGTTTGTGCACATTTCTGGGAAAGCCACCCTGAAAGACTGGAAAAGAGCCATCAGGATGGGGGGAGTCATGCTGAG AAAAATGATGGATTCAGGCCAGCTGGACTTCTACCAGCACAGCACGCTGTGCACCAACACGTGTCGCAGCACCAAGTTCGACCTTTTAATCAACAACACTCGCTTCCCTCCGGACGGCAGCGGCCTTACTACGTCCACGTCCTCTCAGG CTCAGGCTGTCCTGGGGAACGGCGGGGCAGCGAGTGAGGATCGAGCCGAGTTATTGGGCAGGAAGTTGGACTGGAGCACAAGCTCTCTGGAATCCGGAGACAAGAAGGGATCCAATGAGATTTCAG AGGATGCGCTGAACTTCTGGAAAGGCATCGCCGACGTGGGTTTACTGGGCGAGGTTGTGACCAACATCAACACGGAACTGGTGCAGCTGCTGAACGGCGTGCTGCAGCGCAGGGAGCAGGCTGCCTTACAGGACACAG ATTCCTGTCTggtagaggtggcggtgctcaGTAACCTCGCTCAAGTCTTCGACCTGCTGGACTCAGTCAAGAAGATTCTGGAGAGGAGGCGGCAGCAGACGGATCCCAGCCAGGAGCAGATCCTCAGCTCGCTCACCA ACCTGGAAGTTCAGCTGGAAGAAcagaagaagcagcagcagcttcggGCTCTTCTCTCCTGCCCACAAAACACCAAAAGCAAAACTCCCAACAAGCGCCCAACCAAGCGGCCTCGTCTCCAAAGGCCCGCTTCCACCACCACCCTCCTGACCTCCCCCAtcaaccagcaggtggcgctgcagCCCCAGCAGTTCACCGTTCTCTCCCCCATTTCGCTGTCCTCTGTGGGGCAGCCGTTCACCATGGCAGGGCTGCCCATTGCCTCCTTGGCCCAGTCCTCCAACACCGTCACCCTGCTCCCTGCTGGCTCACAGCTCTTCACTCGCTACATGGTCGCTGGAGATGGAAAAACAGACACCATAACCTTACACCCCTCATCGGGGCTCACGTTGGTGGGCACCACCACCATGCAGGACTCCAGCCAGCTGGGTACTGTGGTGAGCCCCATGGAGCTGGTACACTTGAGTCAGCAGGCCGGCGGCGCAGAGGTGGTGCCCATAGAAGGCCAGATGGTGGACGGCACCGTGCTGGTGCAACAGGAGGTGATGCAGGGCGAGGTGGAGGCTGGCCAGGAGCACACAGTCATCGAGATCAACCCGACTCCTGTGGAGCAGGCGGTTGGAGTGATGGAGCTGCAGTTGACAGGGGAGTCAGGCAGAGACGGAGCCGCCATGGTGGTCCAGAGTGGGATGGAGGTGACGATGGCATCAGAGGCAGGGGAGACGCAGTGCCAAATGCAGGAAGGGCAGACTGAGGGGGTTCAAGGGCTGCAGCTGGACGCAAGCGGGCAGCTGTCAGGAGTACATATCATGGTGATAGAGGAAAGTACTCAGGATGAAAATAAGGTCAAATGA